One segment of Pan paniscus chromosome 20, NHGRI_mPanPan1-v2.0_pri, whole genome shotgun sequence DNA contains the following:
- the CEACAM7 gene encoding carcinoembryonic antigen-related cell adhesion molecule 7 gives MGSPSACPYRVCIPWQGLLLTASLLTFWNLPNSAQTNIDVVPFNVAEGKEVLLVVHNESQNLYGYNWYKGERVHANYRIIGYVKNISQENVPGPAHNGRETIYPNGTLLIQNVTHNDAGIYTLQVIKENLVNEEVTSQFYVFSEPPKPSITSNNFNPVENKDIVVLTCQPETQNTTYLWWVNNQSLLVSPRLLLSIDNRTLVLLSATKNDIGPYECEIQNPVGASRSDPVTLNVRHESVQASSPDLSAGTAVSIMIGVLAGMALI, from the exons ATGGGGTCCCCTTCAGCCTGTCCATACAGAGTGTGCATTCCCTGGCAGGGGCTCCTGCTCACAG CCTCACTCTTAACCTTCTGGAACCTGCCAAACAGTGCCCAGACCAATATTGATGTCGTGCCGTTCAATGTCGCAGAAGGGAAGGAGGTCCTTCTAGTAGTCCATAATGAGTCCCAGAATCTTTATGGCTACAACTGGTACAAAGGGGAAAGGGTGCATGCCAACTATCGAATTATAggatatgtaaaaaatataagtCAAGAAAATGTCCCAGGGCCCGCACACAACGGTCGAGAGACAATATACCCCAATGGAACCCTGCTGATCCAGAACGTCACCCACAATGATGCAGGAATCTATACCCTACaagttataaaagaaaatcttgtgAATGAAGAAGTAACCAGCCAATTCTACGTATTCT CGGAGCCACCCAAGCCCTCCATCACCAGCAACAACTTCAATCCGGTGGAGAACAAAGATATTGTGGTTTTAACCTGTCAACCTGAGACTCAGAACACAACCTACCTGTGGTGGGTAAACAATCAGAGCCTCCTGGTCAGTCCCAGGCTGCTGCTCTCCATTGACAACAGGACCCTCGTTCTACTCAGCGCCACAAAGAATGACATAGGACCCTATGAATGTGAAATACAGAACCCAGTGGGTGCCAGCCGCAGTGACCCAGTCACCCTGAATGTCCGCC ATGAGTCAGTACAAGCAAGTTCGCCTGACCTCTCAGCTGGGACCGCTGTCAGCATCATGATTGGAGTACTGGCTGGGATGGCTCTGATATAG